The sequence below is a genomic window from Tubulanus polymorphus chromosome 1, tnTubPoly1.2, whole genome shotgun sequence.
AATAACCAGTTTGCGATGAACTATATATTTAACTTTTTCAGCGGGTATATCACAAAACGCTTCAAAACTCCTCCAAAGCCTGATCATGTCGACAGTTCGTCCGGTTGTATTCAGCGGACCGTCGGGAAGTGGAAAAAGCACCCTAGTCAAAAAACTAATGAAACAATATGACGGACTATTTGCTTTCAGTATTTCACGTGAGTATCTTGATTAGTTTCGTATTaataattaaaacttcattaaTAGGCATTGATTAGTAACGTTATCTGTTAGATAATTGATAGCATGCTATACGTGATGTGCCGTCAGTAAGAAATCTGTGTATGGTAATTACGGTATTCGTTTTGCGGGGCGAGTTTCATTGATCTGTCTTGATGAAGTATTATCTCTTAATGTTTTTCTAGATACCACTCGAGCACCGAGACCCGGTGAAAAAGAAGATGTAGGTACGTTAATTAACATGTGTTCTTCGTGcttgacaaaaaaaaaccaaatacGCAGATTCCCTACGACTACTTATTCCTTTAAAATTCCttctaaatggaaaatgcttttcAAGGTGTTTGAAACTCAtttgatttgagcaaaatgcccaagactcctttaaaacttcttcaattttgagaaataggcaatttgaaatgtttgtagttgtacaaTAAACTATATCTGAAATGATACAGTTGGACctaggattttttttttactcaaTTAGGTGGTTACCCAATTAGAAACTGACTTAAGGTAGTGTGTTAGATagaaatttgcttacaaaGCCACCGGATTAACGGTTTaacgagataaacagtaccaatTTAGGAGGAATTTACTctaattgataatttcaaaatgaccTGTATATGATACTGTAATCATTCAGTGTATGAAATGTTGTGAATATGTAATTAATCTTTGTTTCATCACTATTATCTTTAGATTATCATTATGTTAAAAGAGAATATATGGAAGCTGCCATTGAGAAAGGAGAGTTCATAGAACATGCTGAATTTTCAGGGAATATGTATGGAACTAGGTATTAAATATTGTAGACAGTTATATACCGTATGTACATTCTCCAGTTCTCTCATTTTATCGGGCTGATGAGTTTTCTTAAATTTCTCTTCAGCAAAAAAGCGGTAGAAGATGTAGCCGCAACTGGTCAAATATGTATATTAGATATAGATATGCAAGgtgtaaaaaatataaaaaagacTGATCTAAATCCATTGTATGTATTCGTGAAGCCTCCAAGTATGGAGAAATTGGTAAGGATTTTCGCTGTTGAATTTATTATCTGAAAATACCCACTAACTCGAATTTACTCGAAATGTATACGGTAAGGTTATTAACTTTCAAACTCTGGTGGCGATGTGACTTACCctttgaaaatcaatatatttACTATGGCTAGTACTGCAATTAGTACATATCCTAATGAGGTTTGTGGAATTACTGGTATTATGTATAAGTCGATAGGCTATAGAACAGTAAGCTAACAAGTTCCTCACATGTATCAATCGATAGAACACTATTTACACACTGTTGTACTATACTGAGATATATCATTGAATACATCATGTGTTAATGATCGATTTTACTCTGCTGCCAGATTGTAATAAGATCAAGTTTAATTTCTACCAGGCTCTAATTACTAGAATGATGCCATATGTCTTGTCTGGCCCAGATTTTTCCTTATCAGATAAGATTCTtgtgttttgttttgataaatttttctAACAAAATATTGAGTTATTCCTAGAATATTTGAGCTATATTTACTTGTACTAATGGTAGTTCATGTCATTACTCCTTTATAGGAGGAAAGATTGCGTGGCAGAGGTACAGAATCAGAAGATGCGATACAACTAAGATTATCTAGTGCCAAATCAGAATTAGCTTATTGTAGGTATCAATGAAACATGGCTTCCTTGAAAAAAGTTTGTCTTACATATGTTTCTATGGTATGCACTGTTCAT
It includes:
- the LOC141907999 gene encoding guanylate kinase-like, which gives rise to MIPRLFLRGVFLYKSVVTSNLTEHRLVSGISQNASKLLQSLIMSTVRPVVFSGPSGSGKSTLVKKLMKQYDGLFAFSISHTTRAPRPGEKEDVDYHYVKREYMEAAIEKGEFIEHAEFSGNMYGTSKKAVEDVAATGQICILDIDMQGVKNIKKTDLNPLYVFVKPPSMEKLEERLRGRGTESEDAIQLRLSSAKSELAYSEEVGSYDHIIINDNLDEAFTKLVDILRPLMDEMIKANHN